In one Lolium rigidum isolate FL_2022 chromosome 3, APGP_CSIRO_Lrig_0.1, whole genome shotgun sequence genomic region, the following are encoded:
- the LOC124700420 gene encoding 1-aminocyclopropane-1-carboxylate synthase 1-like, whose product MVNKVADEPQLLSKKAGCNSHGQDSSYFLGWEEYEKNPFDAVANPGGIIQMGLAENQLSFDLVEDWLEKNPDALGLRRGGASVFRELALFQDYHGLPAFKNALARFMSEQRGYRVAFDPSNIVLTAGATSANEALMFCLADQGDAFLIPTPYYPGFDRDLKWRTGAEIVPVHCTSANGFRVTRAALDDAYRRAQKRRLRVKGVLITNPSNPLGTTVPRADLDMIVDFVAAKGIHLVSDEIYSGTAFSDSMPFVSVLEVLAARGPRAADYGLDGRVHVVYSLSKDLGLPGFRVGAIYSSNPAVVSAATKMSSFGLVSSQTQFLLAALLGDKDFTRGYLAENKRRLKERRDQLVDGLKAIGIGCLESDAGLFCWVDMSHLMRSRSFEGEMSLWKKVVFDVGLNISPGSSCHCSEPGWFRVCFANMSAKTLDVAMQRLRAFVETSYKGAGTVGALRRAAAAPARSMSCPLAMNMKWALRLTPLSADRKAER is encoded by the exons ATGGTGAACAAGGTAGCCGACGAGCCGCAGCTGCTGTCGAAGAAGGCCGGATGCAACAGCCACGGCCAGGACTCGTCCTACTTCCTGGGCTGGGAGGAGTACGAGAAGAACCCCTTCGACGCCGTCGCCAACCCAGGCGGCATCATCCAGATGGGCCTCGCCGAAAACCAGCTCTCGTTCGACCtggtggaggactggctggagaaGAACCCCGACGCGCTCGGGCTCCGGCGCGGAGGCGCCTCCGTCTTCCGCGAGCTCGCGCTCTTCCAGGACTACCATGGCCTCCCGGCCTTCAAGAAT GCATTGGCGAGGTTCATGTCAGAGCAGCGAGGGTACAGGGTGGCGTTCGACCCCAGCAACATCGTGCTCACCGCCGGCGCCACCTCGGCCAACGAGGCGCTCATGTTCTGCCTCGCCGACCAGGGCGACGCATTCCTCATCCCAACGCCATACTACCCAGG GTTTGACCGCGACCTCAAGTggcgcaccggagccgagatcgtGCCGGTGCACTGCACCAGCGCTAATGGCTTCAGGGTGACACGCGCCGCGCTGGACGACGCGTACCGCCGCGCGCAGAAGCGCAGGCTGCGCGTCAAGGGCGTGCTCATCACCAACCCCTCCAACCCGCTCGGCACCACCGTGCCCCGCGCCGACCTCGAcatgatcgtcgacttcgtcgccgCCAAGGGCAtccacctcgtcagcgacgagatCTACTCCGGCACGGCCTTCTCCGACTCCATGCCCTTCGTCAGCGTGCtcgaggtcctggccgcgcgtgGCCCGCGCGCCGCCGACTACGGGCTTGACGGCCGCGTGCACGTCGTGTATAGCCTGTCCAAGGACCTCGGCCTCCCGGGCTTCCGCGTCGGTGCCATCTACTCCTCCAACCCCGCCGTCGTCTCCGCGGCGACAAAGATGTCCAGCTTCGGGCTCGTCTCCTCCCAGACGCAGTTCCTCCTGGCGGCGCTCCTAGGAGACAAGGACTTCACCCGTGGGTACCTGGCCGAGAACAAGCGGCGGCTCAAGGAGCGGCGCGACCAGCTCGTGGACGGGCTCAAGGCGATCGGCATTGGGTGCCTGGAGAGCGACGCGGGGCTCTTCTGCTGGGTGGACATGAGCCACCTGATGCGCAGCCGCTCCTTCGAGGGGGAGATGTCGCTGTGGAAGAAGGTGGTGTTCGATGTCGGGCTCAACATCTCGCCGGGGTCCTCGTGCCACTGCAGCGAGCCCGGCTGGTTCCGCGTCTGTTTCGCCAACATGTCCGCCAAGACGCTCGACGTGGCCATGCAGCGCCTCAGGGCCTTCGTCGAGACCAGCTACAAGGGCGCCGGCACCGTCGGCGCGCTGCGCCGCGCGGCGGCGGCCCCCGCCAGGAGCATGAGCTGCCCGCTCGCCATGAATATGAAGTGGGCGCTCCGGCTCACCCCGCTCTCTGCTGACCGGAAGGCCGAGCGGTAG